The following is a genomic window from Kogia breviceps isolate mKogBre1 chromosome 4, mKogBre1 haplotype 1, whole genome shotgun sequence.
AAGAGATTTCAGCTGCTATATTCCAAGCCCTGGGTCTGCCTTCCAGACAGGACAGCACAGAGTCAGTGTCCAGGAAGGGACTTCTGGGTCATGGGGCCCAAGACACCCCCGCAGCTCGCTGGGAAATGGCAAGTGCTGTGCATGTTGTCCTTGTGCTCCTGGGGCTGGGTGTCTGGGCAGCTTCGTTACTCAGTGGTGGAGGAGTCTGAGCCGGGGACGCTGGTGGGGAACGTTGCTCAGGATCTAGGCTTAAAGCTGACAGATCTGTTGAGCCGCCGCCTGCGGTTGGGCTCTGAGGAGAGTGGGCACTATTTTTCCCTGAGCTTGATGAGTGGTGCTCTGGCAGTGAATCAGAAAATTGACCGGGAGAGCCTGTGTGGAGCCAGCACCAGCTGCCTGCTGCCACTACAGGTGGTGACCGAACACCCGCTGGAACTAATCCGTGTAGAGGTAGAAATCCTGGATCTCAATGACAACTCTCCTAGCTTTGCCACCCCTGAGCGAGAGATACGCATCTCAGAATCAGCTGCACTTGGGGCACTGTTCCCGCTGGATAGTGCCCAGGATCCAGACGTGGGTACCAATACTGTGAGCTTCTATACTCTGAGCCCCAGTAGCCACTTCTCTCTGAATGTGAAGACCCTAAAAGATGGGAAGCTATTCCCAGAGCTGGTGCTAGAGCAGCAGCTGGACCGTGAAGCCCAGGCAAGACATCAGCTGGTGCTCACTGCTGTGGATGGGGGTATACCACCCCGCTCAGGGACCACCCTTGTCTCCATCACTGTGCTGGACATCAATGATAATGCTCCAACCTTCCAGTCCTCAGTTCTACGTGTGGGACTCCCAGAGAATGCTCCTGTGGGTACACTGCTGCTCCGCCTGAATGCCACTGATCCAGATGAAGGCCCCAATGGCCAACTAGACTATTCTTTTGGAGACCATACATCTGAGGCAGTGCGGAATCTCTTTGGCCTAGACCCTAGCAGTGGAGCAATCCATGTGTTGGGTCCCATAGACTTTGAGGAATCAAGTTTCTATGAAATTCATGCAAGAGCCCGTGACCAAGGACAGCCAGCCATGGAAGGCCACTGTGTGATTCAAGTGGATGTGGGGGATGCAAATGACAACGCCCCAGAGGTACTATTGGCCTCTTTGGTCAACCCTGTCCTGGAGAGCACACCAGTGGGCATAGTAGTGGGATTATTTAATGTGCGGGACCGAGACTCAGGGAGAAATGGTGAAGTGAGCCTTGATATCTCTTCGGGCCTGCCATTTCAGATTAAGCCTTCTGAGAACCACTACTCCCTGCTAACCAGCCAGCCTTTGGACCGTGAGGCCACATCCCACTATATCATTGAGCTGCTGGCCCGCGATGGGGGCTCACCTCCcttgcacacccatctcaccgtCAGGCTCAACATTTCAGATGTAAACGACAATGCACCCTACTTCACCCAGCAGCTCTACACTGCTTACATCCCAGAAAACCGGCCTCCAGGCTCCCTTCTCTGCACCGTGGCTGCCTCTGATCCAGACACTGGGGATAATGCTCGGCTCACCTACTCCATTGTAGGAAATCAGATTCAGGGAGCCCCAGCCTCCTCCTTTGTGTATGTCAACCCTGAGGATGGGCGGGTCTTTGCCCAGCGTACTTTCGACTACGAATTGCTACAGATGCTGCAGATTGTGGTGGGCGTTCGAGACTCTGGCTCTCCCCCATTGCATGCCAACacatctctccatgtgtttgtccTGGACCAGAATGATAATGCCCCAGCCGTGCTGCACCCCAGACCAGGCCGGGATCTCTCAGTCCCCCAGCGTCTCCCTCGCTCTGCCCCTCCTGGCTCCTTCGTCACCAAGGTGACAGCCGTAGATGCTGATGCAGGCCACAATGCCTGGCTCTCCTATTCACTGTTGCCACAGTCCACAGCCCCAGGACTGTTCCTGGTGTCTGCACACACTGGTGAGGTGCGAACAGCCCGGGCCTTACTGGAGGATGACCCTGACACCCAGCAGGTGGTGGTCCTGGTGAGGGACAATGGTGACCCTTCACTCTCCTCTACAGCCACAGTGCTTCTGATTCTGGAGGATAAGGACCCTGAGGAAATGCCCAAATCCAGCGACTTCCTCACACACCCTCCTGAGCATTCAGACCTTACCCTTTATCTCATTGTGGCTCTTGTGGCCATCAGTCTCTTATCCTTAGTCACCTTCACCTTTCTGTTAGCTAAGTGCCTTCGGGGGCACGCAgacggggatgggggtgggggtgagtgcTGTGGGCGCCAGGACTCGCCCTCCCGGGAGTTCTATAAGCAGTCCGGCCCCAACCTACAGGTGAGCTCAGACGGCACACTCAAGTACATGGAGGTGACGCTGCGGCCCACAGACTCGCACAGCCATTGCTACAGGACGTGCTTTTCACCAGCCTCGGATGGCAGTGACTTCACTTTTCTAAGGCCCCTCAGCGTCCAGCAGCCCTCAGCTCTGGCACAGGAGCCTGACGCCTTCCGGTCCCGCTCTAACACACTGCGGGAGCGGAGCCAGGTGAGGGGCTCGGCGCGACCCCTGGGGGCGGCAATGGAGAAGCCGCCCAGCCACATCAGGGACTTTGAACTTGGCATCCGCTCCTCTGGTGCGGGCTCGGCCCGAATGTCGGGACTGTTTGGACGGATTGTGTGGAACCAGAGGTGTGGCCGCCGAGGCAGGGATGGGGCTCTGAGCCCGGGGAGGTGATGGTGATTGTGGTtgagggggagagaggaaaggaccGACCCCACATTCAGAAAAGCCTGGGGTCTGGCTATCGTTCTGGCGATTTCCGCCGGGTCCGGGGTCCGGGTGGAGGCGGTCACAGATCCATGCCTGCAGCCAGCCTCCGAGGCTCCGAGGCTCCGGTGCGGGCACGTTCCACTGGTCTTGAGGTTTCTTCTTAGGTTTCTCCCCACTCCCTTGACCTGTGACTTCGCTGTTATTCCCAACCCTCTTTATTCCCACATCAAACCAACGCGTCTGTGGACAGAGCAGAAGCGCGCCCGCAGGGCCCGCACGAGCCACGCACCGCACACGGGCTCGCCGCGCCTCACCCGcgcacgcacacgccccctcgcACTTGGCCTTCCGCGTACATCGCCTTTTACTGCCAGCCGCTCACTGCCAGGTGCACTGGCTGTTCTGGCCCGCTCACAGCTTCCCTCCCGCCCTGCTGCTCGCCTCACAGGTACTGACTGAGCGCGCCCAGGTTGTGGCCGTCCCGGCCCCTGACGACCCTGGAGCCTCGCTCCCGCCCGGGCCTGGACCGGTCACCTCCTGGCGAGCCAGAGTCGCCCGCAGCGTAGCCACTCTGGGCACTCTAGGCTCGGGGCGGGCGGGACTCTATGACCCGCGGGCTGGCGGATCCCGCCGGGTCCGGGGCTCAGAGCGGAGTCCGGGCGGTGCCTCCAGCCCAGAAACCTAGCTCGGGTCGGCCTGGCTGCCCTGTGGCCCAATGGACGGCGGGGTCCGGCCTGGGACAAGCGAACAGGCCTCTATAGGACAGGCCGCCTGGGCCCTCTGTGGCACCACCGACCTGTCTTCTGGTGGGAAGTGCGACCCTGGAACACGTGGGCTCTGGACGCTAAGACATAGGTTTTTGGCTTCGTCATCACCACAGTGTGCCCAGCGATCTAGGAACAGGGTTTTGGGAGTGACCAAATTATCTGACACTCTGGCAAGTCTTTCTTTCCCTGGTTGTTGGAAAGCCATGGCCTCTGCCAGTTGCCAGCAGGGTGCTCGCATACATGGGGAAACTATAATGGTAAAACACACGTTTCTGTAACTCCAGGAGCTTTTATTCAAAATATGTCCATACCCCATCCTGCCCCTCGAATCAGAATTATAGTTTGGGACAACACCCCCATGTGATTCTGATAGCTCATTGAGAGAGCCTTACTACATACTTCCTCTTAGAACCACGACATCTCCCTTGCTTTTCCCCACACTTGTTGGGTAGGTACTAGAATCCTCCCTCTGATAACTGAGTTTCTCTCAGAGCTCAAGTGTTTTGCTCAAGTTCACACGGTGAGTGGTCGAAAAAAGATCTAATCTAGGTCTAACTCCAGAATTTGTGCTTTCAATCACTTGGTACTTGTAAAACTGGAGGACTCCTGGAGGGACGGTTTGTCTCTGCTGGGATGAGGCAAAGGGGGGCATTCTTTCCCTTTTAGAGCCTAACGTGTGAAGAAAAGTCTACTGGGGCTCCTTATTCCTGAGCAGCCCTAATTGAACAAACTTGGACCCGCCGTCCTTATGTAGGTTGTGAGTTGGCCTAGTTCCTATCCTCCAGTCTGTAATGGTTCCTGCATCTCCATGTAGATTCTGCTGTGTCTAAGAATATAGTAACTGAGTGCTGGACATCCCCATACCCTTTCCCCATGGCGGCTCCAGAATGGTGCTTGTAACTCCTGTTGTACCTGGGATGCTAAGTTTCTGGGTTCTGCTTATATCACTGCCACCTGTGATACTTGGAGTGAGTCATTTGGCAGCCCTGGGTCTTCCTTCTCCCCAGTGTAATCAGAGGTGCTCACACCTCCCTCTCTGCTCCTGGGAGTGAGTGTGAGAATTAATTGCCGGAGCACCCCAGAATGGAGAGGAAATGGCTCTAGGAGTGCTCCATGAGAGTGTGTGATGGGATAATACACCCTCTGGAAAGGCTGGGAGGGTCTTGGAAATGAAGTGGCTGGCTAGAGTCCCACACCTTCATCCAGGTGGGAGACGGCTACAGATCTGCCCCTTGGGAGCCCTGGAGATTGAGTTGGCTCTCCTTGGAGCCTGTGGGAGCTTGATCTCTGCCGGGCCCCATCCCAGCAGTTCTCTCTGTCCCAGACAGAGCTGCCTTGTTCTCTCCTCCTTAGTCAAAGCCATTGTCTGGCACAGAgttctgggggtgggaggtgtccTGGGGCTTGGATGCCCTGGCATCCAAAGGCCCAGTCTGGCATGACTCCTAAATTAATAATGTATTTAGCTATGGGAAGGGATCCTTGAGAGCCAAGGGTCTGAAGGAGGTGTCCTTCTGAACGTGTAAAGGCACAACCTGGCATGAAAAGGGTTACCCAGAGCAGCAGCCATCTTGCCGCAGAGGATGCTTTGTTCCCAGCTGAGGAGCTGAATGAAATTCTTTCTAGGGCTGGTGGAATTCTCATGTAAAAGCCTCCTCTGCCACTTTGGGGGGCCTtctctgcacccctccccctgGTTTCACAGAAGATGCTTTCAGCCCTTGAATCTCTGCTCAGAAGTTCTGAGTCTGGGAGCAAGGAGGAAGGGGCTGGTTCCTTAGGAAAGGAATCTGGGTTTGCTCACTGTGATCAGATAACTGTGATTTTATCTCTTTGTCTCTGTTACCTCAGACCTCTGATACCTGAGGTGTATTTTGTCTTTGTAAATGAGCCTACCTCGCCCTCATCTTACCCCATTTGGGTACTCAGCCcctttccctctgttttctccACAGCAAGCCCCGCCCAACACGGACTGGCGTTTCTCCCAGGCCCAGAGACCCGGCACCAGCGGGTAGGTGACTGCCTCTCCAGCCCACCCTCTTCTCTGCGACATTTTTCTCAGTGATGACGTGGGAGGAGATGGGGGGAGGGCTCAGCATTTGCTACAAATGGCTTCCTCCCTCAGTTCCAGATTTCAGGGAGGTTTTGGTAAGTTGGGGGCTGGTACACAAACCCCAGAAGGAAGAGGCTCCTACTCTGGCTATTTTGGAAACACAGTTCACACACTCATCCCTTCCCTTTGCCCCACCACACAAACCTTTTCCTGTATCTTGGGGGCTCCGTGGGAGCAAAGGATGGTCTCAAGGTGGTCTCTGGGTGGAGAGGAAGGTTTTTATACCTATCCACCGGCTCCATCCTCCTGCTCCAGATTTGGCTGGCCTCCGTCCTGACTGGGGTTCAGGAAGAGGAATCTgggacaggaggaggaggggaggagctgTCAGCAGCCAGAGTCTCCTCCAGAGCCGTCAGGAAAGAGCTgaggctgaggggagggtggTCAGGCagctggaggtggggctggggacgGAGAGCCTGCAGCCTTCTCTGCCCGCAGGCCCTTTGTCTCTGACACTCTCTCACAGTCCTCGGCTCAGTCTCTGTGTTAGTTGcaatctctgcctctccctctctttctcgtCTCGATCTGTTTCTGTCTTTATTGCTGTATCTTGGTCCCTACCATTTGTGTCTACTTGCACTGATCTGTGCCTCTTGCTGCGCCTGCTATggctaggtgctcaataaatgtggaaTCAATGAATAAACGTGACTCCGCCTTAgtctcagtctctgtttctccttttccctctgtctctgcTTCCCTGTCTCTGTCCTTGACctctcttctgtctctccttctctcatCATTTCCTAGTGTCCTGGTGTTCTTCTGTCTCcagtctctttctctccctctcactgtttccctttcttctctgttctcagcctctctgtgtctcctttgtctttgtctctgtctctctgtctctctctctgtatatctcTCTAAGTTTCTTGTCTGTCTCTTTTTGCCTTAATGAGTATCTTTCTCTGATgctctttctttatctctctctctctctctctctcttttttatcctGTCTTTTACTCTgtgtccctctctctgtctctcatttcCTAAAACTTGTGGGCAAGCCAGCACACACATGCCCGCCCCCCaggctctctccctccccagcccctcacaCACACAGCCTTTGATCTCTGCTCTCGACCATAcaccctcccatccaggctgccccAGCTGCTCAGATCAATCTGGTATGAATTCCTGCTAAGACAGGAACTCCctggggcgagcgggcaggggtggggtggaggggaggaggactTTAGCAAAAGACCTGCAGTTGGTCTGAGAGGAGTGGGGTCAGCTCAGGGCCAGGTCTCCCTGTTACAAGTCATTGGGAGCCTGGTGGAGTCCAAGAAGCCtaggagacagagggaggggcagaGCTTGGGCtgccttccccacctcctcactGGTTGGACACTTGCTGCCCACATTTCCCCAGATGCTGAGCCCTCACTGCCACAAGAACCCAGGACACCTTGGTGTACGGTGGAGACTCAGCTCCTGGGCATGTGAGTCCTGCCTCTGGTATTGAGGTCTCAAGGCAGTTAGTTCCTAGCAGGCCCCTAGAAGGCAGCAAACCAGATGGCTTGGACTGCCCTTGCCCCTCCCTTGACCCcagctttctcctttctccctgctGGTCTTGCCAGCCTTCCCACAGGTTTATCCGTTAGGTCATTCATGTATTcgttcatgcatttattcattcaacaaatatttattgagcatatactatgAGCCAGGCCCAGTGCTAAACACTGGCCTGTAAGAGTTAACAAGCAGACAGGATCCTTGTACTCATAGGCTGCCATGCCAGCAGGGAAGACAGAAAATTGACAACAAATCACACTAAAAAAATTTCTAGTTACAAAGCATAGCAAGTTCTGGGAGGAGGGTCATGTGAGtgtaatgggggagggggaatagaGAAGACCTCCAGGAGGAAGTGCCATTTGAGCTGAGGTGATGAGAAATACAGGGCAATTCATGTTCTCTTtacccaccaccaccccaggccATATACTGGCCCTGAAGCAGAATTCATTGCTGAACTTGAGAGCCCCACCTattgactcttttttaaaaaatattttttattggagtatagtttatttacaatattgtattagtttcaggtgcacagcaaagtgaatcagttacacatattcacatatccattcttttttagattcttttcccatataggtcattacagagtattgagtagagttccctgtgctatacagtaggtccttattagccgTTTGACTCTTATGTGCCTTCTGGATTGGGCGCCTTACCCCTGCCTCAAGTCCCTTTTCATCAAATGAGAGACTTGGTGGCCTAAAGTACATGAGGGAGCTCTTGGGGAGATGGAGGAGAAGATGCAGGAGCTCTCCCTTCCTTAGTTAACTTGAGGGAGATGGAACAAACATTTATGATTCAGCTGCACAGGGGTCCAGATGAAATCAATGTTAGGGGCCCAGTCCAGCAACTATAACTTCCCcctttcattcactcaataaatagttaATAAGCACCCACCGTAGGATAGGTAGTGTTCTAGGTGTAGGAGATATAAGATAGATGTAACCTCTGCCTTAGGGAGTTTACAGTGTGTTGAGGGAGACAGATATTAACCAAATAATTACTCAAAAAAATTGTAAGATTACAGCTACCTTAAGTGCTATGAAGAGCAGTTCCTggtggtgagaatataaaatagagatttgACCTGGTCAGGGAGCAGGAGGACATCCAGGAGGAAATGAGGTTGTGGATTAACCAGCTGAAGGAAACAGGGAAGAGCAtttgcaaaggccctgtggtgaggCCTCTCAGGATCAGCAGAATGCTGCAGGCTTTCTTTGCTGCCATTCTGATGAGTCAATGGGAGTGAGAAGATGAAGAGGGGAGATTTCTCTTATTCAGTCTAACCCTGGTTCTGGCTCCCCACTGCTTCTCTGGCCTATCTTGGCTACTGGGACACCAGGTTCAGAGCATGGCTAGTGTTGAGTTCTTCAGTAAACCTGGTTCAAGTTCAAGCCAGTGCTCTGTCACATTGCCTAGACAAAAGGAAGTCTTCTGAAGTCCCTGCCTGCCGGGtgctcctcctccccaccactACCCCTGCTCAGGTCCTCCTTTTGGCTTCTGATCCCAGCAGCTGTTGTCTCAAGCCCTGAGCCCAGCAAGCCAGTTCTCCTTTCTCAGGCTGTACCCCAGGCCCCGCCCTGCAGCTGTTCCCAGCCTCTGCCCAGAGGAGGGTCTCCATTTGGCTTTCCCTGGTCCCCACACTGTTCTCCTTGGATGGCTCCACACTGCCATTTCCCCTTCTGTTCCACCTCCCCTGAGAGACACTATCCCTGCTCTCCCTCAGTTTGGGCAGTCATTCAAGAAACAAAtagcatcttatttttttctgcttataaaATAATCCATGCTCATTATAGAAACatgagaaatagagaaaacagtttaaaagaaaaagcactcATAATTTTACAACCCAGCCTCTGGggctacccccccccccccacacacacacacatagagcaCACTAGAATACAAACTTCTTAGGGCAAGAATCATATCACCTCTTAAATCCTAGGGCCTGTCACAGGCactggcacatagtgggtacAGGTTGTAGTTCTGCCTGCTgccagctgtgtgattttgggaaagtctctcaacctctctgagccccagtttcatCTGCTGGGAAATAGGGATAATAACACTTATCTGTAGGTGGTTCTGAGGCTGAAATAgacaatatgtatataatttagtCAGCCCACTACCCAGAAATAAGAAGCTCTGAGTAAATGGTTCAAAAAGAAGTCTATCTCTCTACTCATCTCCTGCCCACGTTCTTGGCCTCCAGCCTTCAATCATTTCCCAAGAATCCTTTCCTCCCAGCCCATCATGGTTCCAGGCCCACCCTTCCACTCAGCTTTATTCCTTCAACACCATCGCCCACCGCCACAGGGTATCCTAACCTGGTGTCTGACCCTGTTGTCTACCCCACAGCCCCAAAGCTCTTCTCCCTGCTGCTCACCCCCCTACCTGCTCACCCCACTCTTTCCCCATTAGGCCCTTCACCTCGGCCTGAGGCCGCCTGCCTCAGCCCTGCACCCTTAGGCAGGCCAAGAGAGAGCTCAGTCTGCCTGCAAGTAAGAACTCCTGGATTTTCATGGAGACAGAGGTGGCTGAGGCTCCATCACTGGGCTCCCGTCCTCCCAGAGGTGCCCccaagcctcagtcttctcatagGAGCAACCATGACCTTTACATACTTAAATCTAATCATGACAACCCCCCTTTTATATACTTCAGTGGCTTCCCAAAGCTCTTAGGATGAGACGAAAATCTTTAGTGTACACTCTGCAGCCCCAGGCCCTGACACCACCGTGCCTTATGGCAGCCACACTGGTTTTCTCTTAGTGGTTTGAACTCACCAAACTCCTCCCAGCCTCAGAGACTGGGGCGTATTGCTCCCCCTGCTTGGAAAGCTTTCACAACACTACCCTTCTCCTAGTTAGCTTAATTTTACCCCTCagttttttactttgaaatgctTCAAACCTCTCAAAGTTGAAAGAGTCATATGATGAACATCCAAATACTCTTTTAAACCTAGATTCAGCAATCGTTAATATTTTGCACATttactttctcctctctctctgtctctcaacatgcgcacacacacacacacacacacacacacacacacacacacccctcacacaCTTTTTTTCTGAACCACTTGAGAGTTGCTGACATCATAACATTTGAAATACTTCAGTATCTCTCTCCTGATAACAATAACATTCTCATACATAGCCACAAAAGAATGATCACATTTGAAGAATTTAACATTAATGCAATAATACACAGTCTACTAGCAGATTTTCATAAATGTTCCCCAAATGTCCTTTCaacctgtatttttttctcttttaactccAGAATTCAATCAAGGAACACGAATTGCATTTGCTTGCTACCTCTCTTTCATCTCCTTTCATCTAAAACAGCCTCCTTACCTTTtggagagttgtttttttttttttttaagacatagacatgttttaaaaagtcCAGGCCAGCTGTCTTTCAAAATGTCCCACAGTCTGGATTTGCTGATCATTTTCTCATGGTGAGATCAGCTTACAGAGTCTGATAAGAATACTGCGTGGGTGACATTGTACACTTTCTGCTGGGAATCATTTCCTGTCAGTTTGTCCCATTGTCAGTGATGCTCAGTTTGTCCCCTGGGTTAAAGTGGTATCCCCAGATCTCTCTGttacaaagatatttttaaatattggtgaTTAATAAGTAATCTGTGGGTGATATTTGAGACTGTGCAGCAAGCTTTCGCTGCTTTTAGTATTCACTGATGATCCTTGCCTGAATCGGTTTTTACATCAGCAGTTATACCGTGTTGATTTTCTATCACTCCTCCTACGTACGTTTGTTTGGCTGGCATTCTCCTGCAGATCACCTGGATAGCCTCTTCAGATTTAAATACCCTATCTTTTCCTTGAGGAAGCCTGGACTGACTGGCTCCCTAACCCCAACTAGGTCAGAACTCTCCTTTACCCCTGCTCTTTGCCTCCATGGCACTTAATTGTCACAATTACAATTCAATTATTGTGTAATTATTTAATATCAGCCTCTCAATGGAGATGGAGCCTCGTGAAGTCAGACTATTTCAGTCATGTTCACAGCTACAAACCCAGCACCTAGTCCTGTGTCTGGCACACCGtacttgctcaataaa
Proteins encoded in this region:
- the LOC131756068 gene encoding protocadherin gamma-C5 isoform X5, whose translation is MGPKTPPQLAGKWQVLCMLSLCSWGWVSGQLRYSVVEESEPGTLVGNVAQDLGLKLTDLLSRRLRLGSEESGHYFSLSLMSGALAVNQKIDRESLCGASTSCLLPLQVVTEHPLELIRVEVEILDLNDNSPSFATPEREIRISESAALGALFPLDSAQDPDVGTNTVSFYTLSPSSHFSLNVKTLKDGKLFPELVLEQQLDREAQARHQLVLTAVDGGIPPRSGTTLVSITVLDINDNAPTFQSSVLRVGLPENAPVGTLLLRLNATDPDEGPNGQLDYSFGDHTSEAVRNLFGLDPSSGAIHVLGPIDFEESSFYEIHARARDQGQPAMEGHCVIQVDVGDANDNAPEVLLASLVNPVLESTPVGIVVGLFNVRDRDSGRNGEVSLDISSGLPFQIKPSENHYSLLTSQPLDREATSHYIIELLARDGGSPPLHTHLTVRLNISDVNDNAPYFTQQLYTAYIPENRPPGSLLCTVAASDPDTGDNARLTYSIVGNQIQGAPASSFVYVNPEDGRVFAQRTFDYELLQMLQIVVGVRDSGSPPLHANTSLHVFVLDQNDNAPAVLHPRPGRDLSVPQRLPRSAPPGSFVTKVTAVDADAGHNAWLSYSLLPQSTAPGLFLVSAHTGEVRTARALLEDDPDTQQVVVLVRDNGDPSLSSTATVLLILEDKDPEEMPKSSDFLTHPPEHSDLTLYLIVALVAISLLSLVTFTFLLAKCLRGHADGDGGGGECCGRQDSPSREFYKQSGPNLQVSSDGTLKYMEVTLRPTDSHSHCYRTCFSPASDGSDFTFLRPLSVQQPSALAQEPDAFRSRSNTLRERSQQAPPNTDWRFSQAQRPGTSGSQNGDETGTWPNNQFDTEMLQAMILASASEAADGSSTLGGGAGTMGLSARYGPQFTLQHVPDYRQNVYIPGSNATLTNAAGKRDGKAPAGGNGNKKKSGKKEKK